A region of the Desulfobacter postgatei 2ac9 genome:
CGCCAGTATTCCTCTACCGAATACGGCCATGAACAGAATGCCCACCACAAGCGTGGCGACACCAAATGGCGTAAAGCTGAAAAAAGAAAGTGGCTCAAGGTCGTGGCTCCTCAGAACCTTGTTGATGACCAGGTTGGGGGTGGTGGCGACCAGTGTCATCATGCCGCTAATCAGGGCTCCAACCGAGAGTGGCATGAGGAGTCTTTTTCGGTTGAGGTTGACCTTAACCGCCACTGCCATGACTACCGGAATAAATATGGCGGCTGTCGCCGTCGAACTCATAAAGGAACCAGTCAAGCCGACGATCAGCATAATGAGGATCATTAGAAATAGTTCATTGTTTCCGCCTCGGCGAATAATAAAATCGCCGAGGCGCTGGGCAATTCCTGTATGGACAATCGCTTCACTGATGATGAACATCGAGACAATGATGATGACGACTGGGTCCGAGAAACCGGCCAGGGACTGCTCTATGGTAAGCACACCAGAAACCATGAAGACAAGGATAACCAGCATGGCAACAAGATCGCTGCGCACCCAGTTGGTAACAAAAAAAATCACCGCAAGGGAAAGGGTTATTGTGACGACAAGCAGTTCACTGTGCATGATAATTCAGTTTTCTCCATTATTTTTTTTTTTGTCGAGATCTCCAGCCACCCCGTGGTGAAAAGGTCGGCCTGAGTATGTTGCTCATATCTCTGGCCGGTTCGATGACGTAAAAAATTTTTTTGTCAAACTCGTTGATCACAGGCAGCATCCACTTTAGGTGTCGCCGACCACAGGCGATATACAGCTCCAAAACTGGGCCATTCATGCCGTAGCCCTTAAAGATAGTCACTGGTTGTCCCATGCTGCGGATTTTATCGGCGATTGCCTGTCCATTGGTGACAGCAAAAACTTTGAGGATGATCTTGCCAAAGGCCAACTTACGTTCAACGAGGATTCCTGTAACATTTCCACAGGCATACCCCAGGGAGTAAAACATAACCAAAATCGGTGACTGATCGATCTGCTTGATTATGGTGCTGATGGCAGTTATCCAGATGGTTATCTCAATTACGGCCAGAAAAAAGGCGACGACAGCTCGACCTTGGACCGTAACAATAGTACGAACAGTGCCTAAAGAGACATCGACAACACGGGCAGAGAAAATAAAGAGCCCGGTAAGCAGAATTTCTGAATCAAAAAGAAAAAGCATGATGTGAACCTCCTAATTTCAAATTGGTGGATATCATGGTGCCTTCATCATCCTGATGGCTTCCCTCACCATTTGAGAACTATAGCCCCATTCATTGTCATACCAGCTCATGATCTTCAACAGATCGCCACCCACCACCTGGGTCATGGTCGGATCGACAATCGATGCACGCGAATCTCTGATAATATCCGAAGAAACGATCGGATCTTCGGATACGCCGACAACCCCCCGATAGCGATCACTTTTGGATTCTTCCATAAAAATGGAGTTGATTTCTTCGGGGTTCGTTTTACGTTCGGTCAAAAATACAAGATCAGCCAGAGAGCCGACGGGAATCGGGCCACGCACCGCGACACCATCGAATTTCCCGCTGTATTGGGGAAGTACTTTAGTTGTGGCCTTTGCAGCTCCTGTGGTGGTCGGCACAAAATTAACGGCTGCCGCCCTGCCACGCCGCCACTTATTTCTTGGTCCGTCGACGATGCTCTGACTGGAGGTGTAAGCATGAATAGTGGTCATGATCGCTTTTTTGATCCCAATTCTTCTACCGATGATTTCGACCACCGGTGCAATGCAGTTGGTCGTGCAGCTCGCACACGAGATCAATTCCGGATTGCCTTCCGGTCGATTGACGGCGTGGACCACCGATACAACTTCGCCCGTTTTTTCAGGGGACGAGAGTATCACATGCCTGGCACCCGCCTGCAGGTGCTTCTGCAATCCTTCTTTTTCCCGAAATATCCCTGTACACTCAAATACAATATCAACTCCAAGCTCGCCCCAGGGAAGTTGCGCGGGATCCTTTTCATTGAATAGAGGGTATTTTTTATCCGCAATTACAAGGTTATCCTCTCCGACTTTTACTTGCCTTTCGTAGCGGCCGTAGACCGAATCATATTTCAGCAAATAAGCGAGATTATCCGGTGAAAGCAAGTCGTTCATCCCCACAAGCTCAAGTTTCGGATTCTCCAGTAAGATCTTGAGTGTGGCCCTGCCGATTCTTCCCAATCCATTGATAGCAACTTTATACATATTCTCACTCCTTTTTGTGTTCCGTTATTGACAACATTACCCTAAAGGGCGCTGAATCCAAAAATCTAACGAGAAGGATAAAGGCGTCCTTTAAGGGGGAGAACATCTGAGCGCGACTTAGAGGAGCGCTTCAGGCGATTCGGGCAGAACTTGTCCCCCATCAACGATTATGGTTTGACCGGTGATGAAACTGGCTTCTTTTGATGCCAGAAAACATACCGCGTGGCCAATATCTTCGGGCTTACCTAAACTGTGGGTCGGGATACTGTGTTTCATTTCCTCGAGATAAGCCTCGCCCTGTGCTGCCAGGCCTTCCGTTAAAATATTGCCGGGCATTACTGCGTTTACGGTAATCCCTTCACGCGCACATTCCAAAGCAACACTGCGCATAAAACCTAACTGGCCTGCCTTACTTGCGCCATAATGACTCCAGCCCGGATAACCGGTGATTGCGCCGGTTATGGAAGATGTAATGACAATGCGTCCGTAGCCATTTTTGCGCATGGCAGCCAAGGCGGCCTGGACAACAAAGAAAGTACCTTTCAAGTTGACGTTTTGGGTTTGATCCCATTCGGCTTCAGTCATTTTTGTTAAGGTTGCCTGCGGAAATATACCGGTATTGGAACATACGATCTCCAGCTTGCCAAAATCTTTAATCACCGCATCGATCACGTTCCGACATGCTTCTCGGGAAGTAACATCCAGGGCTTTAAAGGAACAGCCAAGCTTCTGTGCCGTGGCCGCACCCTGTTGTTGATCAATATCGGCAATAATAACTTTTGCGCCGGCTTTACAGAGCGTTTGTGAAATGCCCTTACCAATTCCTTTAGCGCCACCCGTCACCAATGCAACCTGACCTGTTAACTTAAACATAGGACCTCCTGTATTTAATAGTAGCAACAATCTTTTTACTTTGCCTCATCAGCAAGATAAGCAAATTTACGAAAACTAAGCTTTTGTAAAACGATCTTTTTCCATACGCATCAGTTCTCCTTTTTATTGCACTGAGCACAATCAGGTGCGCACAATTTCCTTACGTTTGGGAAACTTAATTCCCCCATCCGGTACTCGCTGCAGTGTAAGCGCCACCGGGAAGGGCTTGACCTGCCAGATTTTTCGGCAATACTCGGTAATGGAACGATCCGAGGAGAATTTACCTATGCGGGCCGCATTAAGAATAGCCATTCTGGTCCATCGCTGCGGATCCTGAAAAACCTCTCCCACCTGCTGCTGGCAATCGACATAGGCCTGGTAATCGGCGAGTACCATAAATGGATCATGCTTGAGCAGGGAATCGATCACCGGCCGGAACAGCTCCCGATCACCATGGGAGAAATGGCCGGTAGCAATCAGATTGATGGCAGCATGCAATTCCTTATTTTCGTTATAGATATCCTGTGGATTATAGCCAGCCGCTCGTCGGGCCTCAACCTCTCCCACGTTCATGCCGAATAAAAAGAAATTTTCTGCCCCGACCTCCTCCCGGATCTCTACGTTGGCACCATCCAGGGTACCGACAGTCAAGGCCCCATTCATGGCAAACTTCATATTGCCGGTACCCGAGGCCTCCTTGCCGGCAAGAGAGATCTGTTCACTCAAATCGGCCATTGGATAGACGATATGGCCGATCTGCACGTTATAGTTAGGGATGAACAGGATCTGCAGACGCTTATTGACGGCGGGGTCGCCGTTGACCACCTCGGCCACCGAGTTGATCAACTTTATGATGAGCTTGGCCATGAAATAACTTGGCGCGGCCTTCCCCCCGAAAATAAAAAGACGAGGCGGGATATCCAGCTCGGGATTATTCTTCAGGCGTTGGTATAAGGTGACGATGTGCAGCAGGTTAAGATGTTGTCGTTTATACTCATGGATTCGTTTGACCTGGACGTCAAACAGGGCCTGGGGATTATAATTCGGTCCCTGTTTGCAAGCGAACATGGTGCAGATATCCTGTTTGTTGGCGAATTTGATCTGTTGCCATTTCTCGCAGAATGCGGAATCCTCGGCAAGCGGCTCCAGCGCCTGG
Encoded here:
- a CDS encoding DUF2179 domain-containing protein, which encodes MLFLFDSEILLTGLFIFSARVVDVSLGTVRTIVTVQGRAVVAFFLAVIEITIWITAISTIIKQIDQSPILVMFYSLGYACGNVTGILVERKLAFGKIILKVFAVTNGQAIADKIRSMGQPVTIFKGYGMNGPVLELYIACGRRHLKWMLPVINEFDKKIFYVIEPARDMSNILRPTFSPRGGWRSRQKKK
- the gap gene encoding type I glyceraldehyde-3-phosphate dehydrogenase, whose protein sequence is MYKVAINGLGRIGRATLKILLENPKLELVGMNDLLSPDNLAYLLKYDSVYGRYERQVKVGEDNLVIADKKYPLFNEKDPAQLPWGELGVDIVFECTGIFREKEGLQKHLQAGARHVILSSPEKTGEVVSVVHAVNRPEGNPELISCASCTTNCIAPVVEIIGRRIGIKKAIMTTIHAYTSSQSIVDGPRNKWRRGRAAAVNFVPTTTGAAKATTKVLPQYSGKFDGVAVRGPIPVGSLADLVFLTERKTNPEEINSIFMEESKSDRYRGVVGVSEDPIVSSDIIRDSRASIVDPTMTQVVGGDLLKIMSWYDNEWGYSSQMVREAIRMMKAP
- the fabG gene encoding 3-oxoacyl-ACP reductase FabG — protein: MFKLTGQVALVTGGAKGIGKGISQTLCKAGAKVIIADIDQQQGAATAQKLGCSFKALDVTSREACRNVIDAVIKDFGKLEIVCSNTGIFPQATLTKMTEAEWDQTQNVNLKGTFFVVQAALAAMRKNGYGRIVITSSITGAITGYPGWSHYGASKAGQLGFMRSVALECAREGITVNAVMPGNILTEGLAAQGEAYLEEMKHSIPTHSLGKPEDIGHAVCFLASKEASFITGQTIIVDGGQVLPESPEALL